The Halosimplex litoreum genome has a window encoding:
- a CDS encoding glycoside hydrolase family 13 protein — MSGVSDDERAWWKEAVVYQVYPKSFDDSDGDGVGDLSGLVDRVDYIDELGVDAVWLNPVYESPQADNGYDIADYRAIDDAYGDMADWERLRDELHERDVRLIMDLVVNHTSDEHEWFQCSRREDEEYADYYHWVDGDPDEPPNDWQSVFGGPAWSYDDEREAWYLHLFDEKQPDLNWANPDVREAVYDMMNWWLGKGIDGFRMDVINMISKADGYPDGGPESGGAEHFMNGPRVHEYVDEMVDEVLDDESVLAVGETPGVSVDDAREYVGSESDGLSMLFQFEHVTFDHGEHKFDADEPDLVEFKDILAKWQAGLADDGWNSLYLNNHDQPRMVSRFGSDGEYRRKSAKLLGTLTHTLGGTPFVYQGEELGMTNAPFEGREALRDVEVRNYVASAVDDPEGHADAYEDVREAVEAMSRDNARTPMQWADEAHAGFTDGEPWIDANPNYTEVNVSRARDDPDSVLHYYRDLVALRDRDLLVYGDFELLAPDHPDLFAYTRSLARERGDESEEAADAAGSPAEERALVVLNFDDEPTTFEAPADVTVDGLELALANDDAPALPGRTLELDPWEARVYLTPAPDRSTSDAASTDPATTRPTSTDR; from the coding sequence ATGAGCGGCGTCAGCGACGACGAACGCGCCTGGTGGAAAGAAGCGGTCGTCTACCAGGTCTACCCGAAGAGTTTCGACGACAGCGACGGCGACGGCGTCGGCGACCTGTCGGGACTGGTCGACCGCGTCGACTACATCGACGAACTGGGCGTCGACGCCGTCTGGCTCAACCCCGTCTACGAGTCGCCCCAGGCCGACAACGGCTACGACATCGCCGACTACCGCGCCATCGACGACGCCTACGGCGACATGGCCGACTGGGAGCGACTGCGCGACGAACTCCACGAACGCGACGTTCGTCTGATCATGGACCTGGTGGTCAACCACACCTCCGACGAACACGAGTGGTTCCAGTGCTCCCGGCGCGAAGACGAGGAGTACGCCGACTACTACCACTGGGTCGACGGCGACCCGGACGAGCCGCCAAACGACTGGCAGTCCGTGTTCGGCGGGCCCGCCTGGAGCTACGACGACGAACGCGAGGCGTGGTATCTCCACCTGTTCGACGAGAAGCAGCCGGACCTGAACTGGGCCAATCCCGACGTTCGCGAGGCGGTCTACGACATGATGAACTGGTGGCTCGGGAAGGGCATCGACGGCTTCCGGATGGACGTCATCAACATGATCTCGAAGGCCGATGGCTACCCGGACGGTGGCCCCGAGAGCGGCGGCGCGGAACACTTCATGAACGGCCCGCGCGTCCACGAGTACGTCGACGAGATGGTCGACGAGGTGCTGGACGACGAGTCGGTTCTGGCCGTCGGCGAGACCCCGGGCGTCTCCGTCGACGACGCCCGCGAGTACGTCGGGTCCGAGAGCGACGGGCTCTCGATGCTCTTCCAGTTCGAACACGTCACCTTCGACCACGGCGAGCACAAGTTCGACGCCGACGAGCCCGACCTGGTCGAGTTCAAGGATATCCTCGCCAAGTGGCAGGCGGGCCTCGCCGACGACGGCTGGAACTCGCTGTATCTCAACAACCACGACCAGCCCCGCATGGTCTCGCGGTTCGGGTCCGACGGCGAGTACCGCCGCAAGTCCGCGAAGCTGCTCGGCACCCTCACCCACACGCTCGGCGGCACACCGTTCGTCTACCAGGGCGAAGAGCTCGGGATGACGAACGCGCCCTTCGAGGGTCGCGAGGCGCTGCGCGACGTGGAGGTCCGCAACTACGTCGCGTCCGCGGTCGACGACCCCGAGGGCCACGCCGACGCCTACGAAGACGTGCGCGAGGCCGTCGAGGCGATGAGCCGCGACAACGCCCGCACGCCGATGCAGTGGGCCGACGAGGCCCACGCCGGCTTCACCGACGGCGAGCCGTGGATCGACGCCAACCCCAACTACACCGAGGTCAACGTCTCCCGCGCCCGCGACGACCCCGACTCGGTGTTACACTACTACCGGGATCTGGTCGCCCTCCGCGACCGCGACCTGCTCGTCTACGGCGACTTCGAGTTGCTCGCGCCCGACCACCCCGACCTGTTCGCGTACACACGCTCGCTCGCCCGCGAGCGCGGCGACGAGAGCGAGGAGGCGGCGGACGCCGCTGGCTCGCCCGCCGAGGAGCGCGCTCTAGTCGTCTTGAACTTCGACGACGAACCGACGACCTTCGAGGCGCCCGCCGACGTGACCGTCGACGGCCTCGAACTCGCGCTCGCCAACGACGACGCGCCCGCACTCCCCGGCCGAACCCTCGAACTCGACCCGTGGGAGGCGCGGGTCTACCTGACGCCCGCGCCCGACCGGTCGACGTCCG
- a CDS encoding ABC transporter substrate-binding protein, whose translation MSDNQNHGSNGTPMSRRRMMQLLGATGVATGLAGCGGQSAVETETQGDGGTGDGGDGAADTETGTPTPTATPIQEDSESLATIQELAYVTNQQLPVLPVQEKLAQSFQTTDDWSVPSKDSDKTQLYWPTEWLPRSGDWTSTGDDDRLTFAQWAVPQDSQYNPWNGKNFAEPRRLLFDRFMKYNLATQEYSGYVVSDHSLDGTTLTLKVREDQTWHNGDPVTATDVANQIKLDIYNGGSLGNFVAPDDEGAVSERVVASDESTVEVTLTEAVNEGILLAYLQPKYLVAHDGTYGEHVEALDSAGSEDARTQALSDLTDATVPEPVGCGPFQFEDADTQRTLLTKYDDHPDASNANYPEAEYLYKPQNQGRWNSLINEETDGSATLFMPSNKLRQLPDSVQVSLIPRHWGMGLVFNFEQSPVDDARVRKAIAHVVNREAVAKNSGAGTNSKIACTYPSGLTGEFNGQIEGAWLDGVVDEFDTYGRGGAQTDQAAQLLRDAGYEKSGGTWQKDGETLTIPIKGPSGFSDWVAGANTIVSQLKDFGIDARANMLDSSTYWGQDYANGDFVVGMQGWASYNQAHPYFHFQWIYDSGDATNYWNMPDEFQTPVLHDQVRSGETVAPVDLVESLTTASE comes from the coding sequence ATGTCTGACAACCAGAACCACGGGTCGAACGGGACGCCCATGTCGCGCCGACGGATGATGCAGCTGCTCGGTGCGACGGGCGTCGCGACGGGCCTCGCGGGCTGTGGTGGACAGTCGGCAGTGGAAACCGAGACGCAAGGTGACGGTGGCACCGGCGACGGCGGCGACGGCGCCGCCGATACGGAGACGGGAACGCCGACGCCGACGGCGACGCCGATTCAGGAGGACAGCGAGTCGCTGGCGACGATCCAGGAGCTGGCGTACGTGACGAACCAGCAGCTCCCGGTCCTGCCGGTCCAGGAGAAGCTGGCCCAGTCGTTCCAGACGACCGACGACTGGTCGGTCCCCTCGAAGGACAGCGACAAGACCCAGCTCTACTGGCCGACGGAGTGGTTGCCCCGCTCGGGCGACTGGACCTCGACCGGCGACGACGACCGACTCACGTTCGCCCAGTGGGCCGTCCCGCAGGACAGCCAGTACAACCCCTGGAACGGCAAGAACTTCGCCGAACCGCGTCGGCTGCTGTTCGACCGGTTCATGAAGTACAACCTGGCGACTCAGGAGTATTCGGGCTACGTCGTCAGCGACCACTCCCTGGATGGGACGACCCTGACACTGAAGGTCCGTGAGGACCAGACCTGGCACAACGGCGACCCCGTCACCGCGACGGACGTGGCCAACCAGATCAAACTCGATATCTACAACGGCGGCAGCCTCGGCAACTTCGTCGCCCCCGACGACGAGGGGGCCGTGTCCGAGCGCGTCGTCGCCAGCGACGAGTCGACCGTCGAGGTCACGCTGACCGAGGCCGTCAACGAGGGTATCCTGCTGGCGTACCTCCAGCCGAAGTACCTCGTCGCCCACGACGGCACCTACGGCGAACACGTCGAGGCCCTCGACTCCGCCGGCTCCGAGGACGCCCGGACACAGGCGCTCTCGGACCTGACGGACGCGACGGTGCCCGAGCCGGTCGGGTGTGGTCCCTTCCAGTTCGAGGACGCCGACACCCAGCGCACCCTGCTGACGAAGTACGACGACCACCCCGACGCGAGCAACGCCAACTACCCCGAGGCCGAGTACCTCTACAAGCCCCAGAACCAGGGCCGGTGGAACTCCCTCATCAACGAGGAGACCGACGGGTCGGCGACGCTGTTCATGCCGTCGAACAAGCTGCGCCAGCTGCCCGACTCGGTGCAGGTCAGCCTCATCCCGCGCCACTGGGGGATGGGTCTCGTGTTCAACTTCGAGCAGTCGCCAGTCGACGACGCGCGCGTCCGCAAGGCCATCGCCCACGTCGTCAACCGCGAGGCCGTCGCCAAGAACTCCGGCGCCGGCACCAACTCGAAGATCGCCTGTACGTACCCGAGTGGCCTGACCGGCGAGTTCAACGGCCAGATCGAGGGCGCCTGGCTCGACGGCGTCGTCGACGAGTTCGACACCTACGGCCGCGGGGGCGCACAGACCGACCAGGCCGCCCAGTTGCTGCGCGACGCCGGCTACGAGAAGAGCGGCGGCACGTGGCAGAAAGACGGTGAGACGCTGACGATCCCGATCAAGGGGCCCTCGGGCTTCTCCGACTGGGTCGCCGGCGCCAACACGATCGTCTCCCAGCTCAAGGACTTCGGCATCGACGCCCGGGCGAACATGCTCGACAGCTCGACGTACTGGGGACAGGACTACGCGAACGGTGACTTCGTCGTCGGGATGCAGGGCTGGGCGTCGTACAACCAGGCCCATCCGTACTTCCACTTCCAGTGGATCTACGACAGCGGCGACGCGACGAACTACTGGAACATGCCGGACGAGTTCCAGACGCCGGTGCTCCACGATCAAGTGCGCTCGGGCGAGACGGTCGCGCCCGTCGACCTGGTCGAAAGTCTCACCACCGCGAGCGAGTAA